A part of Tigriopus californicus strain San Diego chromosome 10, Tcal_SD_v2.1, whole genome shotgun sequence genomic DNA contains:
- the LOC131888427 gene encoding uncharacterized protein LOC131888427, translating to MMMTPQRTHGRISLKMSPINNSVSVLCSEKGGKFCPRCVGLEPALNCGWCHVIEGCTTRSQCLDGPWLPSGSVCPYETIVGIFLLSATLIAIVILITLFLLMALLTNYFVKNNLKNIPPSKYEPRLKGIAPTPTLPQPFPAADCQSNLEPIYAAINKHRRRHGDGIHPPLPPTPASSSVTYGKTRARLSKVSFMDIVWQDNGVMTRSLTSEECTSRANSNSVTRAPPSMASASMPSEPTPMSGTTYLAESPFSCQTSIVPMTRNQFYLVVQINMNGGNQDVGSDSSASTTTNLTTQAEEEEEEPEVQGEEGFLSMPPRDDLEERLSLSELGIVNQGRCNTKEAELDPNTSDDSSDHGDGTISSSLSSTSLASSLQTVILAPSYSLKNEKA from the exons atgatgatgacgccGCAGAGGACCCATGGCCGcatttcattaaaaatgtcCCCGATTAATAATTCCGTTTCGGTTTTGTGCTCAGAAAAAGGCGGCAAGTTTTGCCCTCGTTGCGTTGGACTCGAACCTGCACTCAACTGTGGCTGGTGCCATGTGATTGAGGGTTGTACCACCCGATCTCAATGCTTA GATGGCCCATGGTTACCTTCGGGAAGCGTCTGTCCATACGAAACGATTGTGGGCATTTTCCTCCTCAGCGCGACGCTAATCGCCATTGTTATCCTCATTACTCTATTTCTGTTGATGGCTTTGCTTACCAATTATTTCGTTAAAAACAATCTGAAGAACATCCCTCCCTCAAAATACGAGCCCCGGCTGAAAGGAATCGCCCCAACGCCAACTTTACCTCAACCTTTTCCAGCGGCGGACTGCCAATCCAATCTTGAACCCATTTATGCCGCCATCAATAAACACCGAAGACGTCATGGTGACGGAATTCATCCACCACTTCCTCCAACTCCTGCCAGTTCCAGTGTGACCTATGGCAAGACTCGGGCTCGCCTGAGCAAGGTCTCATTTATGGATATTGTTTGGCAAGACAACGGAGTGATGACAAGATCTTTGACATCTGAGGAATGCACGAGTAGAGCTAATTCTAACTCTGTCACCCGGGCTCCCCCTTCTATGGCCTCGGCATCCATGCCCAGCGAGCCCACTCCGATGAGTGGCACCACGTATCTGGCCGAATCCCCCTTTTCCTGTCAGACCAGCATTGTTCCAATGACAAGGAATCAATTTTATCTGGTTGTGCAAATCAATATGAATGGAGGAAACCAAGATGTGGGTAGCGATTCTTCAGCCAGCACCACCACGAATTTGACAACACAAgcagaggaagaggaggaagaaccAGAGGTACAGGGAGAGGAGGGGTTCTTGTCCATGCCACCCCGAGATGACTTGGAGGAGCGACTCTCATTATCAGAATTGGGAATTGTCAACCAGGGCAGATGTAATACGAAGGAGGCTGAACTCGATCCAAACACGTCAGATGATAGCAGTGACCACGGCGACGGAACCATTTCTTCCTCGTTGTCTTCGACTTCGctagcttcctccctccaaACTGTGATCTTGGCCCCTTCTTACTCCTTGAAGAACGAAAAAGCCTGA